Below is a window of Streptobacillus canis DNA.
AAGGCAGCTAATATTAAACAAACAGTTATGTTAACAGGTGATAATAAAAGTATTGGTTCAAAAGTTGCTAAAGAGCTTGGTCTTGATAAGGCTTATACAGAACTGTTGCCAGCAGACAAAGTTGAAAAACTAGAAGAATTATTTTCGCAAAAATCTAAAAAAGGTAAACTTGCCTTTGTTGGTGACGGAATCAATGATGCACCTGTATTAGCTCGTGCAGACATTGGAATAGCAATGGGTGGTTTAGGTTCTGATGCGGCCATTGAAGCTGCTGATGTTGTAATTATGACTGATGAGCCATCGAAAATTGCTACTGCAATGAAGATTTCTAAAAAGACACTAAAAATTGCACATCAAAACATAGTATTTGCAATTGTAATAAAAATAATTGTTCTTATTTTGAGTGCTTTTGGAATAACTACTATGTGGGCAGCTATATTTGCAGATGTAGGTGTAACTATCATCGCAGTATTAAATGCTTTTAGAGCTTTGAATGTAAAGAATCTATAAACTATTTTTCCTATTCACCCCTTGAATGATACCGATAATTGACGATACAATCAAGGGGTATTTTTTAATTTAAAAACTATAAATGAAAATTGGTTGGGATTTACCTTGAATTAAATGGTTTTAAAGATATGGAGGTTATGTAATTGAAAGTTATTGATGAATATTGCTGTGAATGTATCACACAAAATTTAAATAGAACAAATGAGAGTTGCACTGTCTGTAATAATTAAGGAGTAACAGTTAGTAGGATAACCGTTGAATACTTGGTGACATATGATTATCGTAATGCCGTTGATGGAGATCAATATAAGATATGCATGAATGAGGACTGCGACGTTATTTACTATAACTTAGATAAAGAAATAAAATTCTTAAAAGACCAAGTTAGGGTTACTATCTGGTTTAAGAAAGATGCAGATCCTAAGTATGCTTGTTATTGCAGCAAAGTCACAGAAGATCAGGTAATTGAAGCAGTTGTAAAGCATGGTGCGAAAACCGTTAAAGAAGTAAATGCCATAACTGGAGCAATGAAAAATTCGCTTTGTAAGGAAAACAATCCTTTGGGGGTATGTTGTCATAAGATTATTCAGGAAGGCATTGATAAGGGATTAACCATGAAATGATTTGAGTTGATATGTTCTCACGAACAGACAAAACCGTTGATATCTTCCCACAAACGAGAGCCAATGTTGGATATGTTCCCCTTAACCATAGGGGTTGAGACCGCAGTTTTGATAGCTATCAAGGCAACTCGAAACATGTTGAAGCCCTAACCCTGCTATCGCGCGATTAGCAAAGCTAATCGATGCGAAGCAGAGGTACCAAAGGCATTAGTTTTTCTTAGCCAATCGCTACGCTCTTGGAGAAAAACTGAATAGGCCTCACGTGTGCCCTGTAGGCATGCCAGACTTTCCCAAAGAGAAGCGAGTGAATAACGAACTTCAATTGGTGAAAGATACGGCTGAGGCTCTAGTATTGATGACAAGGGAATAGAGGGTTAGAGGCTCTGTAAATCTTGAAATCAATAGGTTTATGAATTTTGAACTAAATAATCATATTATTAATTTTTTTATTAAAAGTCTAAGCAGCATTAAAAATAGTGAATGAGATGATTCAATATTAGATAAATAATCTTTGTTCAAAAAATTGAAAAAATATAAAAGTAAAGGTATACTAAGTTTAGAAGAAATTGGAGGTGCTAGTATAATGTTTAAAATAAAAAAAGAGATGTTAAATAGTGTAAATTTTTTACTAAATCATAATTATGTACCTATGATACATAGATTAGAAATAGAGAATATTAGTGAAAAAGTATTGGAAAATTTAAGTTTGAAAATATACGTAGAACCTGAATTTTCTAGAACATTTGTAATGCCGATAGGAACATTACATCCAGGGGAGAGTATTGATTTAGATAGTATAAATATGAAATTAATTTCAGAATATTTATATAATTTAAATGAATCAACTAGAGCACAAATGTTTTTTGAAATATATATGGTGGATGAAAAGATATATGATGAAATTTTAGATATAAACTTAGAAGCTTTTAATCAGTGGTTGGGAATAAATATTATGCCAGAGACAATAATATCATTTTCTACCCCTAATCATCCTAGAATATCTGAACTTATTGTTAAAGCATCAGATTATTTAAAAAAATGGGGATACACTCCTTCTTTTACTGGATATATGTCTGGAAATCAAAACAATGTTAAAATACAAATGGCAGCTATATATGCAGCGTTGCAGGAAACAAATATTATATATAATATTCCACCAGCAAGCTATGAAGTAGTAGGTCAAAAAATTAGATTACCACATACAGTACTTGAATTAAAACAAGGAACTTGTTTAGATCTTGCTATGCTATATATATCTTGTCTTGAAGCTATAGGTCTTCACCCATTATTAATAATAATACAAGGTCATGCTTATGTTGGTTGTTGGTTAGAAGAAACTACATTTTCTGATGTAGTAATTGATGATGTATCAGCTATAGAAAAAAGAATAGTTGAAGGTTTAGAGGAAATCATTTTAGTTGAAGCAACAGACTTTGTTTCAGGAAGTGGAATTAATTTTGATAGAGCAATAAAACATGGTAAAGATCATTTATTGAATCCTGAAATATTCTATTTAGCGATTGATATTCAAAGGGGGAGAGGTAGTGGGATATTACCTATTCCATTAAAAATTGATGAAAAAATTGTAATAGAAAGAGAAAAAAATAATGAAATAACAACTAAACCTAAAGAATTAGTAATAAATAATATAGGAGTAGTTGAAGATACTAAAATAGATAAACAAAAATTATGGGAGAGAAAACTATTAGATTTTAGTTTGAGAAATTCTCTTTTAAATTTTAAAATTACAAAAAATTCTTTAAGAATAATGTCTCATAATTTAGCACACTTAGAAGATAAATTAGTAGATGGCAAAGATTTACATATATTAGAAGCACCTAGAGAATGGAATGTATCTTTAAAAAGTTCTAAAATTTTTGAGATAGAAACATCTCAAGATTTAATTAAAACAATAGCAGAAAGTGAGTTTAAGAGTAATAGAATTAGAACATATTTAGATGAAGAAGAATTAATAAAAAATTTAAAAAGTGTGTATAGAGCTTCAAAAATGAGTCTTGAGGAAAATGGAAGTAATACTTTATTTTTAGCTTTAGGTTTCTTACGTTGGTTTGAAAATGATATTTCAGAATTACCAAGATATGCCCCGTTAGTACTAATGCCTATAGAAATTGTGAAAAGTAGTAGGAATAGAGGTTATGTAATCAGAAGTAGGCAAGAAGAAACGCAAATTAATATTACTTTACTTGAATATTTAAGACAAATGCATGATGTTAAAATTGGAGGATTAGATCCACTTCCAAATGATGAACATGGAATTGATTTACCATTAATATTTAATACTATAAGACAAGCGATAATGAATAAAAATAGATGGAATGTCTTAGATGACTTTTCTTTTATAGGTCTTTTTTCATTTGGACAATTTGTAATGTGGAATGACTTAAGAAATAGAGGAGATGAAATAAAAAAAAGTAAAATTGTTTCAAGTTTAATAGAAGGTTATAGGAATTTTGAGATTGAAAATAAAGAGATAATAATAGAAGATTTGGCTATACCTTTAAATGCAGATTCTTCACAACTTAAAGCGATTATAAAAGCTATGAATGGTGAAAGTTTCATTTTACATGGTGCACCAGGAACTGGGAAATCACAGACTATTACTAATATGATTTCAACAGCCTTATATCAAGGGAAAAGTGTTCTTTTTGTAGCTGAAAAAATGGCAGCACTTAATGTGGTTGAGAATAGATTAGATAAAATAGGTTTAGGTCCTTTTTGTTTGGAATTACATTCAAATAAAACAAATAAAACAACAGTTTTAAAACAGCTTGAAAAAGTTTTAGAAACATCTAAATATAAATCACCTGAAGAATTTGAGAAGATTAGGTTAGAAATTTTAAATACAAAAAATTATATTAAAAATATTTTTGATAGTCTACATGAAAAGAAAGAAAATGGTCTTTCGATATATGAAAAAATTGAAGGATATATAAAAATAAAGCAATATAAAGACTTAATAGAAATTAAAAAAAGTGATTTTGAAATTTCAAAAGAAATATTAAAAAATAAAAATGAGTTAATAAAAAGTTTTAAAATAAATATAGAAGAAATAGGAAATTACTCGGAACATCCATTAAGTATTTTTAAAAGTTTAGATTATTCTTTAGAAATAAAAAATGAACTAGAAGAAAAATTATTAGATTTATTAGAAAAAAATCAGGAGTATTTAGAATTATTAAATGAACTAAATATAGATAATATTGATGTTTTAGAAAAAATGATAAAAATTTTTAGAAATGTTAATAGTAAAGAAAAAATACTTGATAAGTTAATAATAGTTGATGATTTTGAATTTAATTTAAATAAAGTAAACGACTTGGTAGAGTTGTTGGAAAGATACAATGAAATAAAAGAAAGAATTTTAGTTTCATTTGATAAATCTGTTTTATTATTAGATATAAATAAATTTTTGATTGAGTGGAAGAAATCAGAATTAAGTTGGTTTCTAGGTAAAATATTTAAACAGAACTCTCTTTTAAAAGAAATAAATATACATTCAAAGATAAAAGTAAATAAAAGTAATATATTAAATGTAATTGATGAATTAGTAAAATTAGAAGAATTAAAGAAAGAAATTGGTGAAACCAATATTTTCGTTTTAAATATACTTGGAAATTTATTTGAATATGAAAAAACAAATATAAAATTATTAAAAGATAGTATAGAAGTATCTTTAGAATTAAGAAATAATATCAATGAATTTTATGGAAGCGTAAATGAAATTAATTTAAATAAAGTGAAACTGATGAAAGAAAATTATATAAAATTTGAAAAATTAGAATTATTTTTAACTAAATACATGAAATTAAAAAAAGATTTTGATTTAGAAATAGACGATAAAAATATTTTTAATTTATTTGAGTTGATAAAAAATGCGAAAAATAATATACAATTATTTAAGGAAATAGTAGGTTATAATCAAAAAAGAAAGTTGTTGATAGAAAATGATTTAGAAAATGTTATTATATCTTATGAAAAAAATAAAATAAATAAAGAAAATATTTTAGAAGCATATTTATCTAATTTATATTATAATTTAGCAGTTAAAGAAATAAGTGAAAATAAAGAATTAAGAGAATTTAGAAGAATAGAATTTGAAGAAGTAATAAAGAAATATGAGGAATTAATAGTTAATTATCAAGAATTAACAATGCAGGAACTGGTTGCAAAGCTTTCAATGAAAATTCCAAATACGGAATCATCTATAATAAACAATTCAGAAATGGGAATTTTGAAAAGAGCAATAAAATCAGGTGGAAGAATGATGAGTATTAGACAGTTATTTAATCAAATTCCTAATTTACTTAGAAGACTTTGTCCTTGTATGCTTATGAGTCCCATGTCTATTGCTCAATATATAGATCCTAAATTTCCTAAATTTGATTTAATAATTTTTGATGAGGCATCTCAAATTCCAACTCATTCTGCTATAGGAGCAATGGCAAGAGGAGAAAATGTTATAATAGTTGGAGATCCTAAACAAATGCCACCAACGAATTTCTTTAAAAACAACAAAATAGATGAAGATAATATAGATATAGAAGATTTAGAAAGCTTACTAGATGATTGTCTAGCTATAACGTTACCTGAAGAACATTTAAAATGGCATTATAGATCTAAACATGAAAGTTTGATAAGTTTTAGTAATAAGATGTATTATGAAAATAAATTATTAACTTTTCCATCACCAGATGATTTAGTATCTAATGTTAAATTTATAAAAGTAGAAGGTTATTATGATAAAGGAAAATCAAAACAGAATAAAAAAGAAGCTGAAGCAATAGTAAAGGAAATAATTAGAAGGTTAAGTGATGAAAAATTAAGAAATGATAGTATAGGTGTAGTTACCTTTAGTAGTGTTCAACAGATGTTGATAGAAGATATGTTGTTTAATGAATTATATAAACATCCGGAACTTGAAAAAGTTGCAAATGATTTAAATGAACCAATATTTATTAAAAATTTAGAAAATGTACAAGGTGATGAAAGAGATGTCATATTATTTTCTATAGGTTACGGTGCAGATAAGGATGGTAAAGTTTCGATGAATTTTGGTCCTTTAAATAGAGAGGGTGGATGGAGAAGGCTGAATGTAGCAATTTCTAGATCTAGAAAAGAAATGATAATTTATTCTACTTTACTCCCAGAACAAATTGATTTAAATAGGACTAAATCAGAAGGTGTTAAAGGATTGAAAATGTTTTTAGATTTTGCAATAAGAGGTAAAAATATCCAGGGAAGTAAAGAGAATTCTAGTTTAAATAAAGATGAACTAATAACTGAACTATCTAGAAAATTAGAAAAAAAAGGATATTTAAGTAAGAGTAATGTAGGAAGTTCAGGGTACAAAATAGATTTAGCATTATTAAATCCGAAGAATAATAAAAAATATATTATGGGATTACTTTTTGATGGATATGGATATTTAAATTCTGAAACTATTAGAGATAGATTTATACTTCAACCGACTATACTTAAATTATTGGGTTGGCAAATATATAATGTATGGTCGGTAGAATATATTGAAAATCCAGAAAAAGTTATAGATGCAATTATTGAAAAAATTAATAATATTTTAGAAGGAAATCAAAGTCAAAATTTTGATTTGTTGAAGGCTAAAAAAATTTCAGAATTACAAATGGATAAGCTAGAGAATTTAGAAAATGTAAGTAATAAAATAATGTATAAATCATATAATATTTGTAAATTAGGAGAAAGTTCAGACTTTTATAGTGTAGAAACTCAGTTAAATATTAAAGAAAATATATTTGAAATAGTAGAACAAGAAGGGCCGATAAGTAAAAAGAATTTAATAAAAAAAGTTATTGCTTGTTGGGGAATAAATAGAAGTGGTAGTCAAGTAGAACAAATAATTTCATTACTATTAAGGCAATTAGAATTTAAAAAAACCGAAGAAAATGATGTAGAGTTTTTATGGCCAAATTCATTGGAAATAAAGCCATTGAAACAATATAGAGTTGAAGATGAACAGGGGAATAAAAGAAATATAGAGGATATATCTAAATATGAGATTATACCTGCTATTATAGAAATATTAGAAGTACAAATTGCTATAGATAAAAAAGATTTAGTAAGAGAAGTAGCTAAAAAATTTGGATTTACAAGAACTGGGTCTTCTATAGACAAAATTTTAAATTCAACTATTGTATTTGGAATAGAAAAGAATATTTTAAAAGAAGAAAATGAAAAAATTTTGATGTTTTAGTAAAATTAATATACTTGTAGAAGAAAATTATTAATTTTGAATAAAATTTTTATTATTTAATATTATGACCCTCTTTGCTGTTTTTACAGTAAAGAGGGTCATGTTATTTTAAGGCTTATTAAAAAATCAAATTTAATCCTAAGCCTAAATTTTTATCTGTATCAATAGTTGCGTTGATATTGATATTCTTGTATCCTAGACCTATACTATATATTAATTTAAATGTATCAATTTTTTTTCCAAAAAAATTAGAATTTATATCTATTAAATTAACTTTTAGAGAATGGTTTTTAGTTAAATTAATTTTTGTTTGTAAGTTATTATTAATATTAAAATTATCATTTATTGTAGTTTTTGTATTTAATGATAATAAAAATGAGTGATTTAATAGCGTATTATTTAGTATTGTTAATCCAAATGAATTATTTTCTTTTTTAGATTTTTCAATATTTAATATACTAAATTCATAACCTATTTTTGGAGTAATATTTGTATTATTTATCTTAAAATCTTTACTTAAATTAGTTAATACATTTAAAGATGTAGATGAAATTTTGTTTTTTATTAAATCATTTTCTATGAGTCTTAATACATTTGTATAATTTCTACTAATATTAATACTATTTTCTAATTTTAATTTATTGTTAATAATATTAGTTATTGATAAAATATATGAAGTATTATTAAAATTACCTATATTATATTCAAAATTGTATTTTTGTTTTAATAAGCTAAAATTTAAATCTATACCATATAATTCATTAAATTTATTAGTAACTCCTAAAGTATATATGTTGTTTTTTTTAGAGAAACTAGTATAATAATTAGATTTAAATAAGTTAGATGTAGTATAAATATTAAAGTATATGTTAGTTTTTTTATTATTTAAAAAATATTTAATATTTTCATCATTATATGATTTTAAATTTTTTCCTTCTAATAAGTCATTAAAGAAGGTTGAATATATATCAGTGAAAATTTCTTTTTTTATTCTATCTTTATCAGAACTAGCTAAATTATAGATTCTAGGCGTAGCGATATTATAATTTGTAGGATTACTTAAGTATGAATTAAAAAATTTTTTTTCGTTTATGTTATAACTTGGTAAATCTTCTTTATATTTTGCATCTCTTAGTTTTTTAGTAAGAGGTTTAAATTCTATAATATATTCTTTATCATTTTCACTTATTTTAGGTTTTAAATAAAGATTTTCTAAATTTATATTATCTTTTAATTCATTTATTGAATTAATATTTTTTTTATTTATTAATATTTTAGAATTTAATAGATTTAAATTATAAGAATTTATATCATTGTTTAGATATCTTAATCTTCCGTTTGTTTTAAAGTACTCAGTTTTTATTAGTGAATTTTCACCTAGAAATGTTAAAGAATTATTATCTGCTTCATATTTTCTTAGATTTAATGGAGTATTAAAATATACGTTACCAGAATTATATATTTCAGAAAGTTTTAATTCATTTTTGTTGTTATCAATTTTAAAATTAGCATTTTTTTGTACTATATATTTGCTATCTGAATGATTTTTTAGTATTAAGGTACCTTCATTAATATATGTTTTAGTATTATATAATTGTTTTCCATTTAAAATTAAAGTACCTAGACCATCTTTATATAGCCCGGCTCCATTTTGTTTATAAAAAAGATTCTCACTTGTTAAAACTTTAGATGTTCTATATTTTCTACCATTTATTTCATATATTTCATCTTGATTTTTATTGTTGTTAATTTTACCTTTTAAACCACTAGTAATATCGTTGTCAAAACTATATTCTTTATCTTTATCTATATTTACATAAAAATATCTATTATTATCGTTATCATATATTTTATTTCGGATATCTTTAAAATACTTCTGTTCTTCTATTAATCCAGCGTTAAAATCAGAAGGGCCTTTTATAGCTTTTTCATAATCAACTATACCCCAACCTACATTATTATCAAGGAATTCATCATCGCCATCTTTTCTTTTTGCTGTAGTGAGTATTACTTGTTTTATTTGTTGATATGTTAAAAATGGATATTTTTTCTTAATTTCATATGCAAGTCTTGTAACTCTTGGAGCACCTACGGAAGTTCCGTATACATTTTTTTCATTAAATGATATATAGTTTGGTGTTGCTACACTAAAGCTTCTTAGTAATAGTGGAATTGCATATGCATTATATTTTGTTATCTCTCCAACGTTATTGTGATAATAATTTATGTTATCTTTATCAGTATATATTTTGGCTCGTTCATTTATATATCCGTCATTTAATTTTTTGAATTCATTTTCAGAAAGAGCGGCTGCAACGAAAATGCTTTCAGCTCTAGCTGCTCTTTGTATATCAGGGCTCATAATTTGATATGAATTTAGTATTTCAGATGAAAAGGTTTTATCTTTATTTATTGCATCTGAAGTATTTCCAAGGGCCTTTATTTTTAAAACTTTATTTTCTTTATATGTTTCATCAAAAATTAAAGATGATAAGTAGTGTTTTTCAAATTGATTTGTGTAATTTCCAGCTTTATCAATATATTTGTAATCTTCATTCAAAGTATGAAGATAATCACTACTATTACTGATACCGTATGACATATTTATTATACCGGATACTGGATAAAATCTTTGATCTATTGATCTTACTTCAATATCATTTTTATTGATATCATTTTTTTCATAATTTGCAAAATCATCATTATTTTTTATGAAAACTTTGAAAACTTCATAGGCATGATTTGAAGAACCGTTTTGTGCTCCTTTAGTTCGTACTTTAAATTCATTTATTATCTTATTTGAAGATGTTTTACTAAAACCTGATTCTATAATATAAACCTTATTTTCTATTGGTTTTGAAATTGGGTTATTTTTGGATTTTGGTGTATTTTCATTATCATTTTTATTAACTGATGAACATGAAATTAAAGTTAATAATAAAAAAGAACTTAATATATATTTTTTCATTTTTTCTCCAATTTATTTTTTTATATAATATAAATAATATCACAAAATAATAAAATTAAAAAGTAAATATAGAAAGGTGCAATATAAATTTTAAGTTAAAATAGTAAATATTCAAATGATATTTTTAAATTGTATTTTTGTTAAAAATTATATTTAGAAAAAAATTGACAAAATAACGAAAATAGTATATACTTATCTAGTACAACAGTTAATGTTGTGGTTGGATATATGTTTAAATTATTGTAATTTCTACTTTAAATGAGAGCATTTAAGGTAGTTTTCTTGTGTCTTTTATTGTTAGAACGTCAATGGAACCACGAGGGAATATAGACTTAAAAAAGGTAGAATGTTTTCACGATGATTTAACTATATATGAATATTAAAAAAATAAGTTTGGGAGGAGGAAATATGCCTACAATTAATCAATTAGTAAGATTTGGTAGAAGCACATCTGAAAAGAAAAAGAAATCACCTGCATTAAAAGGTAATCCACAAAAAAGAGGTGTTTGTGTAAGAGTTTATACAACTACACCTAAAAAACCTAACTCAGCGTTAAGAAAAGTTGCAAGGGTTAAATTAGTTAATGGTATTGAAGTTACTGCATACATTCCAGGAATTGGACATAACTTACAAGAACACTCTATCGTATTAATAAGAGGAGGAAGAACTAAGGATTTACCAGGGGTTAGATATAAAATAATAAGAGGAGCACTTGATACTGCAGGAGTTGTTAATAGAAAACAAGCTAGATCAAGATATGGTACTAAGAGACCTAAATAAATATAAATCATAAGGATGAAGGAGGCAAATCGTGTCAAGAAGAAAACAAGCTAAGAAAAGAGATGTTTTACCTGATTCAAAATTTAACGATATTATCGTAACTAAATTTATCAATGGATTAATGGTTGATGGTAAAAAATCAGTTGCAGAAAACATTTTTTATTCAGCATTAGAAGAAATTGAAAAAGAAACAAACGAATCAGGATATGAAATATTCAAAAGAGCTATGGAAAATGTAAAACCATCAGTAGAAGTTAGATCAAGAAGAATCGGAGGAGCTACATATCAAGTTCCAGTAGAGGTAAGAAAAGAAAGACAACAAACTTTAGCTATAAGATGGTTAGTTAGATATACAAGAGATAGAAAAGAGTATGGAATGATACTTAAACTTAAAAAAGAATTAATAGCTGCAGCTAATAATGAAGGTGGATCAATTAAGAAAAAAGATGACACTTACAAAATGGCAGAAGCTAATAGAGCGTTTGCTCACTATAAATGGTAATAATAGGAGGATATAATGGCTAGAAAAGTTGCTTTAAAAGATACTAGAAATATAGGTATCATGGCACATATAGATGCTGGTAAAACAACTACAACTGAAAGAATCTTATTCTATACAGGAGTTAACCATAAATTAGGAGAAGTTCATGATGGAGCTGCTACTATGGACTGGATGGAACAAGAACAAGAAAGAGGAATAACAATTACATCAGCAGCAACTACTTGCTTCTGGAAAGGACATAGAATTAACATTATAGATACTCCAGGCCACGTTGACTTTACTGTTGAAGTTGAAAGATCTTTAAGAGTATTAGATGGGGCTGTTGCAGTATTCTCAGCAGTTGACGGAGTACAACCTCAATCAGAAACAGTTTGGAGACAAGCAGATAAATATAATGTACCAAGACTTGCATTTTTCAATAAAATGGATAGAGTTGGTGCAGACTTTGATATGTGTGTAAACGATATTAAACAAAAATTAGGTGGAAACGGTGTACCTATACAATTACCAATTGGTGCTGAAGATGCATTTGAAGGTGTAATAGATTTAATTGAAATGAAAGAATATATCTTCACTGATAAACAAGGAGCAGACTATCAAGTGGTAGATGTAAGAGATTCATTAAAAGATGATGCAGAACTTGCAAGACATCACTTAATTGAATCAATTGTTGAAACTGATGAAGAATTAATGGAAAAATATTTTGCTGGAGAGGACATTACAGTTGATGAAATTAAAAGAGCGTTAAGAATAGCTACAATAGCAGGAACAGTAGTACCTGTAACATGTGGTACTGCATTTAAAAATAAAGGTATCCAACCCCTATTAGATGCTGTAGTTGCATATATGCCTTCACCAGTTGATATAGAAGCAGTTAAAGGGATAGATCCTAAAACAGATGCAGAAATTTCAAGAAAACCTGCTGATGAAGAAAAATTCTCAGCATTAGCATTCAAAATTGTTACAGATCCATTTGTAGGAAGATTATCATTCTTTAGAGTTTATTCAGGAGTTTTAGAAAAAGGTTCTTATGTATTAAACTCTACTAAAGATAAAAAAGAAAGAATGGGAAGATTACTTCAAATGCATGCTAATAAAAGAGATGAAATTGATATAGTATATGCTGGAGATATTGCAGCTGCAGTTGGATTAAAAGATACAACTACAGGAGATACATTATGTGCTGAAGATGCTCCAATTATTTTAGAAAGAATGGAATTCCCAGAACCAGTTATTTCGGTTGCAGTAGAACCTAAAACTAAGGCTGACCAAGAAAAAATGGGTACTGCATTAGCTAAACTTGCAGAAGAAGATCCTACTTTCCAAGTTAAATCTGACCAAGAAACAGGACAAACTATTATTGAAGGTATGGGAGAATTACATTTAGAAATAATTGTAGACCGTATGAAGAGAGAATTTAAAGTAGAAGCTAATGTTGGAAAACCACAAGTTGCTTATAGAGAAACTATACTTGGTTCATCAGATGTTGAAGAAAAATATGCTAAACAATCTGGAGGACGTGGACAATATGGACATGTTAAGATTAGAGTTGAAGCAAATGATGGAAAAGGATATGAATTTGTTAATGAAATTACAGGAGGAGCAATTCCTAGAGAATATATACCTGCTGTAGATAAAGGTATAAGAGAAGCTCTTGATTCAGGAGTTTTAGCTGGATATCCAGTACAAGATGTAAAAGTTACACTATATGATGGATCATACCATGAAGTGGATTCATCAGAAATGGCATTTAAAATTGCAGGATCTATGGCAATGAAAAAAGCTTTAAGAGCTGCAAATCCTATCTTACTTGAACCAATATTCAAGTTAGAAATTACAACACCTGAAGAATACATGGGAGATGTTATAGGAGATTTAAATTCTAGACGTGG
It encodes the following:
- a CDS encoding S8 family serine peptidase, coding for MKKYILSSFLLLTLISCSSVNKNDNENTPKSKNNPISKPIENKVYIIESGFSKTSSNKIINEFKVRTKGAQNGSSNHAYEVFKVFIKNNDDFANYEKNDINKNDIEVRSIDQRFYPVSGIINMSYGISNSSDYLHTLNEDYKYIDKAGNYTNQFEKHYLSSLIFDETYKENKVLKIKALGNTSDAINKDKTFSSEILNSYQIMSPDIQRAARAESIFVAAALSENEFKKLNDGYINERAKIYTDKDNINYYHNNVGEITKYNAYAIPLLLRSFSVATPNYISFNEKNVYGTSVGAPRVTRLAYEIKKKYPFLTYQQIKQVILTTAKRKDGDDEFLDNNVGWGIVDYEKAIKGPSDFNAGLIEEQKYFKDIRNKIYDNDNNRYFYVNIDKDKEYSFDNDITSGLKGKINNNKNQDEIYEINGRKYRTSKVLTSENLFYKQNGAGLYKDGLGTLILNGKQLYNTKTYINEGTLILKNHSDSKYIVQKNANFKIDNNKNELKLSEIYNSGNVYFNTPLNLRKYEADNNSLTFLGENSLIKTEYFKTNGRLRYLNNDINSYNLNLLNSKILINKKNINSINELKDNINLENLYLKPKISENDKEYIIEFKPLTKKLRDAKYKEDLPSYNINEKKFFNSYLSNPTNYNIATPRIYNLASSDKDRIKKEIFTDIYSTFFNDLLEGKNLKSYNDENIKYFLNNKKTNIYFNIYTTSNLFKSNYYTSFSKKNNIYTLGVTNKFNELYGIDLNFSLLKQKYNFEYNIGNFNNTSYILSITNIINNKLKLENSINISRNYTNVLRLIENDLIKNKISSTSLNVLTNLSKDFKINNTNITPKIGYEFSILNIEKSKKENNSFGLTILNNTLLNHSFLLSLNTKTTINDNFNINNNLQTKINLTKNHSLKVNLIDINSNFFGKKIDTFKLIYSIGLGYKNININATIDTDKNLGLGLNLIF
- the rpsL gene encoding 30S ribosomal protein S12; this translates as MPTINQLVRFGRSTSEKKKKSPALKGNPQKRGVCVRVYTTTPKKPNSALRKVARVKLVNGIEVTAYIPGIGHNLQEHSIVLIRGGRTKDLPGVRYKIIRGALDTAGVVNRKQARSRYGTKRPK
- the rpsG gene encoding 30S ribosomal protein S7, whose amino-acid sequence is MSRRKQAKKRDVLPDSKFNDIIVTKFINGLMVDGKKSVAENIFYSALEEIEKETNESGYEIFKRAMENVKPSVEVRSRRIGGATYQVPVEVRKERQQTLAIRWLVRYTRDRKEYGMILKLKKELIAAANNEGGSIKKKDDTYKMAEANRAFAHYKW
- the fusA gene encoding elongation factor G, which translates into the protein MARKVALKDTRNIGIMAHIDAGKTTTTERILFYTGVNHKLGEVHDGAATMDWMEQEQERGITITSAATTCFWKGHRINIIDTPGHVDFTVEVERSLRVLDGAVAVFSAVDGVQPQSETVWRQADKYNVPRLAFFNKMDRVGADFDMCVNDIKQKLGGNGVPIQLPIGAEDAFEGVIDLIEMKEYIFTDKQGADYQVVDVRDSLKDDAELARHHLIESIVETDEELMEKYFAGEDITVDEIKRALRIATIAGTVVPVTCGTAFKNKGIQPLLDAVVAYMPSPVDIEAVKGIDPKTDAEISRKPADEEKFSALAFKIVTDPFVGRLSFFRVYSGVLEKGSYVLNSTKDKKERMGRLLQMHANKRDEIDIVYAGDIAAAVGLKDTTTGDTLCAEDAPIILERMEFPEPVISVAVEPKTKADQEKMGTALAKLAEEDPTFQVKSDQETGQTIIEGMGELHLEIIVDRMKREFKVEANVGKPQVAYRETILGSSDVEEKYAKQSGGRGQYGHVKIRVEANDGKGYEFVNEITGGAIPREYIPAVDKGIREALDSGVLAGYPVQDVKVTLYDGSYHEVDSSEMAFKIAGSMAMKKALRAANPILLEPIFKLEITTPEEYMGDVIGDLNSRRGTVSGMNDRNNAKIISGGVPLSEMFGYATDLRSKTQGRATYSMEFEKYQQVPKMLAEKVIAERTGK